From the genome of Tachysurus fulvidraco isolate hzauxx_2018 chromosome 20, HZAU_PFXX_2.0, whole genome shotgun sequence, one region includes:
- the nfil3 gene encoding nuclear factor interleukin-3-regulated protein — translation MQAIKKETSYSGDDDLVLAMALQGTDRDSVNQKLSNMPFKAKSNTCRRKREFIPDEKKDTLYWERRRKNNEAAKRSREKRRINDMVLENKLMVLGEENASLKAELLSLKLKFGLLSSAAYAQEVQKITISTNALYQEFVHPKDAKGSYSREPEPSCLNSSCISVIKHSPHSTLSDGSDSSTMNACRTPETIKQEPLENGNYSRDRASPYELYRNYLSSPFPGGYSQPNPFLPLTRSSSNSPRTSDGDDGTVSKSSDGEDEQQVPKGLAPSTVDQKSVIVSAVKVPDTNTSALPHKLRIKARAIQIKVEAIDPDYDSSGKFPSPIDMSARACYQMGQGSPLEYTQSSLSPLSLQVNNVQDWIQQPEYWHKDQTEAPPNAFKNRLCPDSPGPMTNKLVVDLKDGCYAISESENLYLKKGIADLSAEVHHKFITTRQGSVIESTKSTTEHDLVSKGCYSN, via the coding sequence ATGCAGGCCATTAAGAAAGAGACGTCCTACAGTGGAGACGATGACCTGGTCTTAGCCATGGCTCTGCAAGGCACAGACAGAGACTCGGTCAATCAAAAGCTGTCCAACATGCCCTTCAAGGCCAAATCAAACACGTGCCGCAGAAAGCGTGAGTTTATCCCGGACGAGAAGAAGGACACCTTGTACTGGGAGCGCAGACGCAAGAACAACGAGGCTGCAAAGCGCTCAAGGGAGAAAAGGCGGATCAATGACATGGTGTTAGAGAACAAGCTGATGGTGTTGGGTGAGGAGAATGCTTCACTCAAAGCTGAGCTTCTGTCCCTCAAGCTGAAATTTGGCCtgttgagctctgctgcctATGCTCAAGAGGTGCAGAAGATCACCATCTCTACTAATGCCTTGTACCAGGAATTTGTGCACCCTAAAGATGCCAAAGGCTCTTACTCCAGAGAGCCTGAGCCATCATGCCTAAATAGTAGCTGCATATCAGTGATCAAGCACTCACCTCACAGCACCTTATCAGATGGATCTGACTCAAGTACTATGAATGCATGCAGGACACCGGAAACCATCAAGCAAGAGCCATTGGAGAATGGCAACTACTCAAGAGACCGAGCCAGTCCGTATGAACTGTACAGAAATTACCTGAGTAGTCCTTTCCCTGGAGGCTACTCTCAGCCAAATCCATTCCTGCCGCTCACCAGGTCATCAAGTAACTCTCCCCGGACCTCTGATGGCGATGATGGGACTGTGAGCAAGTCATCAGATGGGGAAGATGAACAGCAGGTCCCCAAAGGTCTGGCACCATCCACTGTTGACCAAAAAAGCGTGATAGTCTCCGCTGTAAAAGTGCCAGATACCAACACTTCAGCGCTGCCCCACAAGCTGCGCATCAAAGCCAGGGCCATCCAGATCAAAGTAGAGGCTATCGATCCTGACtatgactcatctggaaagttccCTTCCCCAATTGACATGTCTGCACGGGCATGCTACCAGATGGGTCAGGGATCTCCACTTGAATACACCCAGTCATCACTTAGCCCACTCTCCCTGCAGGTGAACAACGTCCAGGACTGGATCCAACAACCAGAGTATTGGCACAAAGACCAAACAGAGGCTCCGCCAAACGCCTTCAAGAACAGACTTTGCCCTGACTCACCTGGGCCTATGACTAACAAACTCGTTGTAGACCTTAAGGATGGCTGCTACGCTATCTCAGAGTCTGAGAACTTGTACTTGAAAAAAGGCATTGCCGACTTGTCCGCAGAAGTTCATCACAAGTTCATCACAACACGACAGGGTTCTGTCATCGAGTCCACCAAAAGCACTACTGAACATGACTTGGTGTCTAAAGGATGTTATTCAAACTGA